From the genome of Candidatus Deferrimicrobiaceae bacterium:
CCTCCACCCGGGCCCCGTCCACAAGTTTTTCCAGGGGGGAGATCGCGACGCGCGCCCCCGGCCCGATCCCCGAAAGGATCTCTACCTCGTCCCCGAACGCCTTGCCGGTCGTCACCATCACCAGGCGGGCCACGTTGTCCGCCGTGACGGTGTACAGCGCGTCATAGCCGCCCACGCGCGAGATCGCCTTCTGCGGGACGACCAGCAGGTCTTCCTCTCCCGTCGGGAACAGGACCCGCCCGAACATCCCGGTGCGCAGTGCCTGCCCCCCCGGGAGGTCCACCTTGACGGTGAACGTCCGGCTCGACGGGTCCACCTGCGGGACCACTTCGGAGATCGTCCCGGGGATTTCCTTACCCGGAGGCGTGCCCAAAACGACCCGGACCCGGGAGCCGACCTTGAGGGTGCCGATGTAGGTCTCCGGTACGGAGGCCTCGAGGCGGTATCGTCCCGTGTCCTCCAGGACCACGATGGGCACTCCGGGGACGGCCATCGCGCCGGCGTCGGCTTTCCTTTCGGTGACGATCCCGGAAAAAGGCGCCGTCACCCGGGTGTAGGAGAGCATCGCCCGGGCCGCGTCCGCCCGGGCCTTCGCCTGCGCGATCTTCGCGACCCCCTGGGCCCGCTTGTCCAGCGACCGCTCGTAGTCCTTGACCGCCACCGTCCGTTTGGCCTCCACCTCGTCGAACTCCTGGGGAGTTACGACCTTCTCCTCGAACAGCTTGCGGAACCGCTCGTACGTCTTCTCGGCGAGCGCCTTGCCCGCCTCCGCCTGCGCGATGGCGCGCTCGACCTCCTCGTTGCCGGCTTCCGCCTCGGCTACCATCGCCTCGGCGGCCGCAAGCTGTGCCCGGACCTGCGTGTCGTCGATCGTCGCCAGGAGCGCTCCTTTCTCCACCCGGGCCCCCTCCGCCACGGGAAGGGAGGTGACCCTTCCCATCATCTGGGGGGACACGGCGGCGATCGTTTTCGCCCGGACCGTCCCGACCGCCTCGGAAAACCTCTCCCGGGGGGCGGCTCCCGCCGTGACGACCTCCACGCCCGTCACCAGCGGCCTCTCCGCGGATGCCGGTCCGTGCTTCCCCTTCTCGCCGCACCCCGCCAACATTGCGGCGACTCCGGCAAGAAAGAAGATCCCGATGCCTTGCAATGCGAAGCGCCGGCCCGGCCCGCCGAAACGTCCCGTGAGGCGTCGTTTCCCCGTCATCGTCTCCTCCCCTTTCATCGGGGTTCCCCGGATTCGGGCAGCGCCCAGGACAGAAGCGTCCCGGAGGCGTACTCGAGCTGCGCCCGGGACTGCTGCAGATCGTTCTGCGCCCGGACCAGGTCGGCCCGCGCCCCGTTGAACGCGGTCTGCGCGTCCAGCAAATCGATCATCCGTCCGAGCT
Proteins encoded in this window:
- a CDS encoding efflux RND transporter periplasmic adaptor subunit, whose protein sequence is MTGKRRLTGRFGGPGRRFALQGIGIFFLAGVAAMLAGCGEKGKHGPASAERPLVTGVEVVTAGAAPRERFSEAVGTVRAKTIAAVSPQMMGRVTSLPVAEGARVEKGALLATIDDTQVRAQLAAAEAMVAEAEAGNEEVERAIAQAEAGKALAEKTYERFRKLFEEKVVTPQEFDEVEAKRTVAVKDYERSLDKRAQGVAKIAQAKARADAARAMLSYTRVTAPFSGIVTERKADAGAMAVPGVPIVVLEDTGRYRLEASVPETYIGTLKVGSRVRVVLGTPPGKEIPGTISEVVPQVDPSSRTFTVKVDLPGGQALRTGMFGRVLFPTGEEDLLVVPQKAISRVGGYDALYTVTADNVARLVMVTTGKAFGDEVEILSGIGPGARVAISPLEKLVDGARVEVRK